One region of Parafrankia discariae genomic DNA includes:
- a CDS encoding acyl-CoA dehydrogenase family protein — protein sequence MTSDSSTAAGTDAAAAGDTAAAGTESVADFRRRARTWIRANLRPLQRNEGAGVMRADTTDEQELAAVARERQIQRMLFDAGLAGICFPREYGGQGLSPEHQRAFNEEITGFEYPGRLQAPTFSPCAAVLLEFGTPEQKERHLPAILKGEEIWMQFLSEPSSGSDVAGALTTAVREGDDWILNGSKIWTTGAWWSDWALCLARTNWDVPKHRGLTVFIMPLRQDGIDVQRIEMLNGNKEFCQEFITDVRVPDTDRIGEVDNGWTVGTRWMFHERMLHNSPFVTVPAGWSYGGVDATVLVDVARDAGRLDEPRTRDLIGEGRVLDLVRESLQGRIGRGVVSRRMPDQSAAIGRLFAGIASTRVTSMAYDIAGSAGAAWATDDGAVAECGNDFLLRQTTCIGGGTTEMARNVISERVLGMPREPALDRDRAFRDVPRGGSGRS from the coding sequence ATGACGTCCGACAGCAGCACCGCCGCCGGCACGGATGCCGCCGCGGCGGGCGACACGGCCGCGGCCGGCACCGAGAGCGTCGCGGACTTCCGCCGGCGGGCACGCACGTGGATCCGCGCCAACCTGCGTCCCCTCCAGCGCAACGAGGGTGCCGGCGTCATGCGGGCGGACACGACGGACGAGCAGGAGCTCGCCGCCGTCGCCCGCGAGCGGCAGATCCAGCGGATGCTGTTCGACGCCGGCCTCGCCGGCATCTGCTTCCCGCGCGAGTACGGCGGGCAGGGCCTGTCGCCGGAACACCAGCGGGCGTTCAACGAGGAGATCACCGGCTTCGAGTACCCGGGCCGGCTGCAGGCGCCGACGTTCTCGCCGTGCGCCGCGGTGCTCCTCGAGTTCGGCACCCCGGAGCAGAAGGAGCGCCACCTCCCCGCCATCCTCAAGGGCGAGGAGATCTGGATGCAGTTCCTCTCCGAGCCCAGCAGCGGTTCGGACGTCGCCGGCGCGCTGACCACCGCCGTGCGCGAGGGCGACGACTGGATCCTCAACGGCTCGAAGATCTGGACGACCGGGGCCTGGTGGTCGGACTGGGCGCTCTGCCTGGCCCGCACGAACTGGGACGTCCCCAAGCACCGCGGGCTCACCGTGTTCATCATGCCGCTGCGCCAGGACGGCATCGACGTCCAGCGCATCGAGATGCTCAACGGCAACAAGGAGTTCTGCCAGGAGTTCATCACCGACGTCCGGGTCCCCGACACCGACCGGATCGGCGAGGTCGACAACGGCTGGACCGTCGGCACCCGGTGGATGTTCCACGAGCGGATGCTGCACAACTCCCCGTTCGTCACCGTCCCCGCCGGCTGGTCCTACGGCGGGGTCGACGCCACCGTCCTGGTGGACGTCGCCCGCGACGCCGGCCGCCTCGACGAGCCCCGGACGCGCGACCTCATCGGCGAGGGCCGGGTACTCGACCTGGTCCGCGAGTCGCTGCAGGGCCGGATCGGCCGCGGCGTCGTCTCCCGCCGGATGCCCGACCAGTCGGCCGCCATCGGGCGGCTGTTCGCCGGCATCGCCTCCACCCGCGTCACCAGCATGGCGTACGACATCGCCGGCTCGGCGGGCGCGGCCTGGGCCACCGACGACGGCGCGGTGGCCGAGTGCGGGAACGACTTCCTGCTGCGCCAGACCACCTGCATCGGCGGCGGGACCACCGAGATGGCCCGCAACGTGATCAGCGAGCGGGTCCTCGGCATGCCCCGCGAGCCCGCCCTCGACCGTGACCGTGCCTTCCGTGACGTGCCCCGCGGGGGATCCGGCCGCTCCTGA
- a CDS encoding amidohydrolase family protein: MPTHDIPVFDADNHLYETQDALTKFLPARYRGAIDYVDVHGRTKIVVRGQISQYIPNPTFEVVARPGAQEDYYRHGNPEGKTYREIFGKPVRSIDAWREPAARIKVMDEQGLDRTLMFPTLASLIEERMRDDADLVHAVIHSLNEWLYETWQFNYEDRIFTTPVITLPIVEKAVEELEWVLERGARVILVRPAPVPGLRGPRSFGLPEFDPFWARVQEADILVALHSSDSGYARYSGEWLGANREMLPFQPNPFQMLQAWRPVEDAVSALVCHGALSRFPRLKVAVVENGMSWVAPLMDAMRNLYKKMPHDFPENPIDVIRRNVYVSPFWEEDLGALTKVLGEDHVLFGSDYPHPEGLANPLSYLDELAHLPEPLVRKLMGGNLAQLMKVSAAV; encoded by the coding sequence ATGCCCACCCACGACATTCCGGTGTTCGACGCCGACAACCACCTGTACGAGACCCAGGACGCGCTCACCAAGTTCCTGCCGGCGCGCTACCGGGGCGCGATCGACTACGTCGACGTGCACGGCCGGACGAAGATCGTCGTGCGCGGGCAGATCAGCCAGTACATCCCGAACCCGACCTTCGAGGTCGTCGCCCGTCCGGGGGCACAGGAGGACTACTACCGGCACGGCAACCCCGAGGGGAAGACGTACCGGGAGATCTTCGGCAAGCCGGTGCGCTCCATCGACGCCTGGCGGGAACCGGCCGCGCGGATCAAGGTCATGGACGAGCAGGGGCTCGACCGCACCCTGATGTTCCCCACGCTCGCCAGCCTGATCGAGGAGCGGATGCGCGACGACGCGGACCTCGTCCACGCCGTCATCCACTCGCTCAACGAGTGGCTGTACGAGACCTGGCAGTTCAACTACGAGGACCGGATCTTCACCACGCCGGTGATCACCCTGCCGATCGTGGAGAAGGCCGTCGAGGAACTGGAGTGGGTCCTCGAACGGGGCGCCCGGGTCATCCTCGTCCGGCCGGCGCCCGTGCCGGGCCTGCGCGGGCCGCGCTCGTTCGGCCTGCCGGAGTTCGACCCGTTCTGGGCCCGGGTGCAGGAGGCCGACATCCTCGTCGCGCTGCACTCGTCCGACAGCGGGTACGCCCGCTACAGCGGCGAGTGGCTGGGTGCCAACCGCGAGATGCTGCCGTTCCAGCCGAACCCGTTCCAGATGCTGCAGGCCTGGCGGCCGGTCGAGGACGCGGTCTCGGCGCTCGTCTGCCACGGTGCGCTGTCCCGTTTCCCCCGGCTGAAGGTGGCCGTCGTCGAGAACGGGATGAGCTGGGTCGCCCCGCTGATGGACGCGATGCGCAACCTGTACAAGAAGATGCCGCACGACTTCCCCGAGAACCCGATCGACGTGATCCGGCGCAACGTCTACGTCAGCCCGTTCTGGGAGGAGGACCTCGGCGCGCTGACCAAGGTCCTCGGCGAGGACCACGTGCTGTTCGGGTCCGACTATCCGCATCCGGAGGGCCTGGCGAACCCGCTCAGCTACCTCGACGAGCTCGCGCACCTGCCGGAACCGCTCGTGCGCAAGCTCATGGGCGGCAACCTCGCCCAGCTCATGAAAGTGTCGGCCGCGGTCTGA
- a CDS encoding SDR family NAD(P)-dependent oxidoreductase produces MGLLSGRVAVVTGASRGIGKGIALALADEGATVYVTGRTVSPGSHPLPGTVGETAAEVDRRGGRGVAVQVDHGDDEQVAALFEQVEREQGRLDILVNNAFSLPEDLTEPNPFWEKPLSNWEMVDVGVRSNFVAAWHAARLMVPNRAGLIVAISGYVGVTYTYGVVFGTCKSAVDRMARDMAVELKPHNVASLSLWQGLTFTERAERNIAQNPAMKEQLVTNPTIGCSPEFPGRVIAALARDPDLLRHSGGTFITAELAQEYGVTDLDGKVIPSLRAQRGAPLWSPV; encoded by the coding sequence ATGGGTTTACTTTCGGGCCGGGTCGCCGTCGTCACCGGCGCCAGCCGGGGCATCGGCAAGGGCATCGCCCTCGCGCTCGCCGACGAGGGCGCGACGGTCTACGTCACCGGGCGGACGGTGTCCCCCGGCTCGCATCCGCTTCCCGGCACGGTCGGGGAGACCGCGGCGGAGGTGGACCGCCGGGGCGGCAGGGGCGTCGCCGTGCAGGTCGACCACGGTGACGACGAGCAGGTCGCCGCGCTGTTCGAGCAGGTCGAGCGGGAGCAGGGCCGGCTCGACATCCTGGTCAACAACGCCTTCTCGCTACCCGAGGACCTGACGGAGCCGAACCCGTTCTGGGAGAAGCCGCTGTCGAACTGGGAGATGGTCGACGTCGGGGTGCGGTCGAACTTCGTGGCCGCCTGGCACGCGGCGCGGCTCATGGTTCCGAACCGGGCCGGCCTGATCGTGGCCATCTCCGGCTACGTGGGGGTGACCTACACCTACGGCGTCGTCTTCGGGACCTGCAAGTCCGCGGTCGACCGGATGGCCCGGGACATGGCCGTCGAGCTCAAGCCGCACAACGTGGCGTCGCTCTCGCTGTGGCAGGGCCTCACCTTCACCGAGCGGGCTGAGCGCAACATCGCGCAGAACCCCGCGATGAAGGAGCAGCTCGTCACCAACCCGACGATCGGCTGCTCGCCGGAGTTCCCCGGCCGCGTCATCGCGGCGCTCGCCCGGGACCCGGATCTGCTGCGGCACTCCGGGGGCACCTTCATCACCGCCGAGCTGGCCCAGGAGTACGGCGTCACCGACCTCGACGGGAAGGTCATCCCGTCACTGCGCGCCCAGCGCGGCGCCCCGCTCTGGTCCCCCGTCTAG
- a CDS encoding acyl-CoA dehydrogenase family protein: MLLELSPDQEVLREATARYLADRVPAEAVRRLRHDPAGFEADYWQGGAELGWTSLLVGEEQGGGSISGSALVDLTLVAHEFGLRAAPGPLAAANAVAAALGAAGPAHSAVLADILSGATVAAWCLGGPPPLDGLDSVGLALRVDGDDLVLDGVSRPVESAAQAGHLLVAARGDQGLTQLIVPAATPGVTVEPLRTVDLTRRFFAVRMDGVRVPRAAVVGELGAAADQIERQLQLAIVILNAETVGAMQAAFDMTVRWAFERYSFGRPLASYQALKHRFADMKTWLEGAHAVNDSAAAAVDAGSPDAGELVSAAKSFIGDYGTELLQDCVQLHGGIGVTYEHDLHLYLRRVTVNRALCGTPAEHRQRVAAVVEHLKERA; encoded by the coding sequence GTGCTGCTGGAGTTGAGTCCCGACCAGGAGGTCCTCAGGGAGGCCACCGCGAGATACCTCGCGGACCGGGTGCCGGCCGAGGCGGTCCGCCGCCTGCGTCACGACCCCGCCGGCTTCGAGGCGGACTACTGGCAGGGCGGAGCCGAGCTGGGCTGGACGTCCCTGCTGGTCGGTGAGGAGCAGGGCGGCGGATCGATCAGCGGGTCCGCCCTCGTCGACCTGACGCTGGTCGCGCACGAGTTCGGCCTGCGGGCCGCGCCCGGGCCGCTGGCCGCCGCCAACGCCGTCGCCGCCGCGCTCGGCGCGGCCGGTCCGGCGCACTCCGCGGTCCTCGCCGACATCCTCTCGGGTGCCACGGTGGCGGCGTGGTGCCTCGGCGGGCCGCCGCCGCTGGACGGGCTCGACAGCGTCGGCCTCGCGCTGCGGGTCGACGGCGACGACCTCGTCCTCGACGGGGTCAGCCGCCCGGTCGAGTCGGCCGCCCAGGCCGGGCACCTGCTCGTCGCCGCCCGCGGCGACCAGGGGCTCACCCAGCTGATCGTGCCCGCGGCCACGCCCGGGGTGACGGTGGAGCCGCTGCGCACGGTCGACCTGACCCGGCGGTTCTTCGCCGTCCGGATGGACGGCGTCCGGGTGCCGCGCGCCGCCGTCGTCGGCGAGCTCGGCGCGGCGGCCGACCAGATCGAGCGCCAGCTCCAGCTCGCGATCGTCATCCTCAACGCCGAGACGGTCGGCGCGATGCAGGCCGCCTTCGACATGACCGTCCGCTGGGCGTTCGAGCGCTACTCCTTCGGCCGGCCGCTCGCGTCCTACCAGGCGCTCAAGCACCGTTTCGCCGACATGAAGACCTGGCTGGAAGGCGCGCACGCGGTCAACGACAGCGCCGCGGCCGCCGTCGACGCCGGCTCCCCCGACGCCGGGGAGCTGGTGAGCGCGGCGAAGTCCTTCATCGGCGACTACGGCACGGAGCTACTGCAGGACTGCGTCCAGCTGCACGGCGGGATCGGCGTGACCTACGAGCACGACCTGCACCTGTACCTGCGCCGCGTCACCGTGAACCGGGCGCTGTGCGGCACGCCGGCCGAGCACCGCCAGCGCGTCGCCGCCGTCGTCGAGCACCTCAAGGAGCGGGCATGA
- a CDS encoding nuclear transport factor 2 family protein, with product MSQPITAEKLARLEGLLERQDILDCLTRFSRGMDRFDRELFLSAFHPDAVIAAGPFVGGPVELYDWAAPGHEQGQVATHHNLLNVTVDIDGDTAHTETYYLFVGRNRDDSNWIAGGRYIDRLERRDGVWRIALRTNAIEWSGLVPTMEIPFSDVPDIHLDGAPARSKEDPSYRRPLINTRKPQIP from the coding sequence ATGAGTCAGCCCATCACCGCCGAGAAGCTCGCCCGACTCGAAGGACTGCTCGAGCGGCAGGACATTCTCGACTGCCTGACCCGGTTCAGCCGGGGCATGGACCGCTTCGACCGCGAGCTGTTCCTCTCCGCCTTCCACCCCGACGCCGTGATCGCCGCCGGCCCGTTCGTCGGCGGCCCGGTCGAGCTGTACGACTGGGCGGCCCCCGGGCACGAGCAGGGCCAGGTGGCCACCCACCACAACCTGCTCAACGTCACCGTCGACATCGACGGCGACACCGCGCACACCGAGACGTACTACCTGTTCGTCGGGCGCAACCGCGACGACTCCAACTGGATCGCCGGCGGCCGTTACATCGACCGGCTGGAACGGCGCGACGGCGTCTGGCGGATCGCGCTGCGCACCAACGCCATCGAGTGGTCCGGCCTGGTGCCCACCATGGAGATCCCGTTCTCCGACGTGCCGGACATCCACCTCGACGGCGCTCCGGCCCGCAGCAAGGAGGACCCCTCCTACCGGCGGCCGTTGATCAACACCCGCAAGCCGCAGATTCCCTAG
- a CDS encoding nuclear transport factor 2 family protein, which translates to MSISADDLSFVLDRERIRDVLARLARGEDRRDADLISGAYWPDATDDHGIFRGTFKEYLAWVVPGAPSIPVTLHTLGQTLIDVTGDTAVAETHVTSYHRIDFGEQEHDVVIGGRYVDRLEKRDGEWRIAHRTMLYDWFRDFGQSVDWSQGVMGTPFLADHYVGSANGDHSVTLFQQKSD; encoded by the coding sequence ATGAGTATCAGTGCCGACGACCTGAGCTTCGTCCTGGACCGTGAACGGATCCGCGACGTCCTCGCCCGGCTGGCCCGGGGCGAGGACCGGCGCGACGCGGACCTGATCAGCGGGGCCTACTGGCCGGACGCGACCGACGACCACGGGATCTTCCGCGGCACGTTCAAGGAGTACCTGGCGTGGGTCGTGCCCGGCGCGCCCTCGATTCCCGTCACCCTGCACACGCTGGGCCAGACCCTGATCGACGTCACGGGTGACACCGCGGTGGCCGAGACCCACGTGACCTCCTACCACCGGATCGACTTCGGTGAGCAGGAGCACGACGTGGTGATCGGCGGCCGGTACGTGGACCGGCTGGAGAAGCGGGACGGGGAGTGGCGCATCGCGCACCGCACCATGCTCTACGACTGGTTCCGGGACTTCGGGCAGTCGGTGGACTGGTCGCAGGGGGTCATGGGCACCCCGTTCCTCGCCGACCACTATGTGGGCAGCGCGAACGGCGACCACAGCGTCACGCTGTTCCAGCAGAAGTCCGACTGA
- a CDS encoding PPOX class F420-dependent oxidoreductase: MDLTETERAYLAGQRLGRLATVAPGGAPQNSPVAFRVNEATGTIDIHGYDLGASRKFRNVAATGVVSLVVDDIASVDPWRVRGVEIRGTAEALTDQDPPQRHLSREVIRIHPVRIISWGVDPDGAAPRARGVSRTSAGTA, translated from the coding sequence ATGGACCTCACCGAGACCGAACGTGCGTACCTGGCCGGCCAGCGGCTCGGCCGGCTGGCGACCGTCGCCCCGGGCGGCGCGCCGCAGAACTCTCCGGTCGCCTTCCGCGTCAACGAGGCGACCGGCACGATCGACATTCACGGGTACGACCTGGGCGCCAGCCGGAAGTTCCGCAACGTCGCGGCCACCGGCGTGGTGTCCCTCGTCGTCGACGACATCGCCTCCGTCGACCCGTGGCGGGTGCGCGGCGTGGAGATCCGGGGGACGGCGGAGGCGCTGACCGATCAGGACCCGCCGCAGCGCCATCTCAGCCGTGAGGTCATCCGCATCCATCCCGTCCGGATCATCAGCTGGGGTGTCGATCCGGACGGGGCGGCGCCGCGCGCCCGCGGGGTCAGTCGGACTTCTGCTGGAACAGCGTGA